Proteins from a genomic interval of Clostridium sp. AN503:
- a CDS encoding sugar ABC transporter substrate-binding protein, protein MKIRRFTAAVMAGILVLSAAGCSKPADATTAAPADTKAAAENTAQEKEAAPADTGAPAGEASGEQLHIGVTMQGNQSGFVQYFTSAMYEYQATKAPDINMEVVFADDDASKQFSQVETFVSKKVDAIIMQPVDKVQCAAAVDLAYEAGIPLITINTITDSPNNTAHVGCDDVQSGMLQMQRMIDVCGENAKVGYVDATLGHSAQVQRSEGYQKVLAENPGVELVVHDTGNWSPEESMRLVENWIQSGKEFDAILCMADCQLTGVITAVENAGKIGEIKLAGMDCDPVVMQAIRDGKVDCSIWQDGLAQGEMALETAIKAAKGEPVSDIIIDYEVCTKENIEKYEKMAEERDALAKKYF, encoded by the coding sequence ATGAAGATCAGACGTTTTACAGCAGCAGTAATGGCAGGGATTTTGGTATTGTCAGCAGCGGGCTGCAGCAAGCCGGCAGACGCCACAACGGCAGCCCCGGCGGATACAAAAGCTGCCGCAGAAAATACAGCGCAGGAAAAAGAGGCAGCTCCCGCGGATACCGGAGCGCCGGCAGGGGAGGCTTCCGGTGAGCAGCTCCATATCGGCGTTACCATGCAGGGGAACCAGAGCGGATTTGTGCAGTATTTCACTTCCGCCATGTATGAATACCAGGCCACCAAGGCCCCGGACATCAACATGGAGGTGGTTTTCGCGGATGACGACGCTTCCAAGCAGTTCAGCCAGGTGGAGACCTTTGTCAGCAAGAAAGTGGACGCGATCATCATGCAGCCGGTCGACAAGGTACAGTGCGCGGCGGCGGTAGACCTTGCCTATGAGGCGGGGATCCCGCTGATCACCATCAACACCATCACCGACAGCCCCAACAACACGGCCCATGTGGGCTGTGACGATGTGCAGTCGGGGATGCTACAGATGCAGAGGATGATCGACGTGTGCGGGGAAAACGCAAAGGTCGGTTATGTGGACGCAACCCTTGGCCATTCCGCCCAGGTGCAGCGGTCTGAAGGTTATCAGAAGGTCCTGGCTGAGAATCCGGGCGTGGAGCTGGTGGTGCACGATACCGGCAACTGGTCTCCGGAGGAATCCATGAGGCTGGTGGAGAACTGGATCCAGTCCGGTAAGGAGTTTGACGCGATCCTTTGCATGGCGGACTGCCAGCTTACCGGTGTGATCACCGCGGTGGAAAATGCGGGCAAGATCGGGGAGATCAAGCTGGCGGGCATGGACTGTGACCCGGTCGTGATGCAGGCCATAAGAGACGGCAAGGTGGACTGCTCCATCTGGCAGGACGGCCTGGCTCAGGGTGAGATGGCCCTGGAGACTGCCATCAAGGCAGCTAAGGGAGAGCCGGTTTCCGATATTATCATCGATTACGAAGTCTGTACGAAGGAAAACATCGAAAAATATGAAAAGATGGCTGAGGAGAGAGACGCTCTGGCTAAGAAGTATTTTTAA
- a CDS encoding sugar ABC transporter ATP-binding protein — protein sequence MSKDSEIIVEMKHIDMRFQGVHALDDVSITLRRGEVHALMGENGAGKSTLMKILVGLYVPTGGEIFYKGEQVHFRSVMDTKKLGISMIFQEFNQVKHMTVMENIYLGREPRTKAGNVDYQKMYEDSKRLLESLGVDLEPKTEMAKLTVAKFQLVEIVKAISYDADVIIMDEPTSALSQSEIEYLLKTVRLLCSQGKAIVFISHKLEEVYGVCNRVTILRDGHFIYTGLVKDITEQQMIKYMVDREVSEMYPKQYGEIGDVVMEVKGLSRSGEFQDVSFTLRKGEILGLAGLMGAGRTEVVETIMGLRTPDSGEIYLNGEKIVNRIPEDAIRRGIIMVPEDRKKNGLVLKLGIKDNILMSSIRKCVKNGVIQKSLEKKYCKQFGDMLEIKRSSDDQLCGNLSGGNQQKVVVARVLNADPDIIILDEPTRGIDIKTKSDIHRLMSQLACSGKSIIMVSSELPEVLGISDRIMVLNEGRVTGILDRSEADPNIVMRYAVKNESGGN from the coding sequence ATGTCGAAGGATAGTGAGATCATCGTTGAGATGAAACACATTGATATGCGGTTTCAGGGAGTACATGCGCTGGATGATGTCTCCATCACTTTGAGGAGAGGGGAAGTGCATGCGCTGATGGGAGAGAACGGCGCAGGCAAATCTACGCTGATGAAGATCCTGGTGGGCCTTTATGTGCCTACGGGCGGTGAGATATTTTATAAGGGGGAACAGGTCCATTTCCGGTCGGTGATGGACACGAAAAAGCTGGGGATCAGTATGATCTTCCAGGAGTTTAACCAGGTAAAACATATGACGGTCATGGAGAATATCTATCTGGGCCGGGAGCCGAGGACAAAAGCCGGCAATGTGGATTACCAGAAAATGTATGAGGATTCCAAACGGCTGTTGGAAAGCCTGGGCGTGGATCTGGAACCGAAAACGGAGATGGCTAAGCTGACCGTAGCGAAGTTCCAGCTGGTGGAGATCGTCAAAGCGATCTCTTATGATGCGGATGTGATCATCATGGATGAGCCGACCTCCGCCCTCAGCCAGTCGGAGATCGAGTATCTGCTTAAGACTGTCAGGCTTTTGTGCAGCCAGGGCAAGGCGATCGTATTTATCTCACACAAGCTGGAGGAGGTGTACGGCGTCTGCAACCGGGTGACGATCCTGCGGGACGGGCATTTTATCTATACAGGTCTGGTGAAGGATATTACGGAACAGCAGATGATCAAATATATGGTGGACAGAGAGGTTTCCGAGATGTACCCGAAGCAGTACGGTGAGATCGGGGACGTGGTGATGGAGGTGAAAGGCCTGTCCAGGAGCGGCGAATTCCAGGATGTGAGCTTCACTTTGAGAAAAGGCGAGATCCTGGGACTGGCTGGACTGATGGGAGCGGGACGCACCGAGGTGGTGGAGACCATCATGGGGCTTCGGACTCCGGACAGCGGCGAGATCTATTTAAACGGCGAAAAAATTGTGAACCGGATCCCCGAGGACGCCATCAGGCGCGGGATCATCATGGTTCCTGAAGATAGAAAGAAAAACGGGCTTGTGCTGAAGCTTGGAATCAAAGATAATATCCTTATGTCATCCATCCGCAAATGCGTGAAAAACGGTGTGATCCAGAAGTCCCTGGAAAAGAAGTACTGTAAGCAGTTCGGCGACATGCTGGAGATCAAGCGAAGCAGCGACGACCAGCTCTGCGGCAATCTGTCCGGCGGCAACCAGCAGAAGGTTGTGGTCGCACGGGTGCTGAATGCAGACCCGGATATCATTATCCTGGACGAGCCGACAAGGGGAATCGATATCAAGACCAAGTCCGATATCCACAGGCTGATGTCCCAACTGGCCTGTTCCGGAAAGTCCATCATCATGGTATCCTCTGAGCTTCCCGAGGTGCTTGGGATCAGCGACCGGATCATGGTGCTGAACGAGGGCAGGGTAACGGGGATCCTGGACCGCAGCGAAGCAGACCCAAACATCGTTATGAGATACGCAGTGAAGAATGAAAGCGGGGGGAACTGA
- a CDS encoding ABC transporter permease, with translation MAQKSINKKDVQYFLNNNGILIGFAAIFIFLSAFAPNFLSADNMVNILKQISCIGIATIGVGILIIMNNNDLSIGSMFGLGGVAAGLMVSTSVAGMGFPAPVGFLAGIGIGLLFGLFNGVVVAKGHIPAFIVTMGTQSIARGLALVLAHGMPIGGFPDTFNYLGTASLFGVVPFTVIIFIIVVFVMNFVMKKRPIGRYIYAVGGNEDAAKAAGINVDKIKIQAYLIEGALLGLASTLMAARLKSASPNLGTGYELDAIAGCIIGGVSFTGGIGNVFDMVLGALIIGVINNGMDLMGVEAFYKQIVKGSIIIIAVLLDRKRSGRG, from the coding sequence ATGGCACAAAAATCTATTAATAAAAAGGATGTACAGTATTTTCTCAATAATAATGGTATACTCATCGGATTTGCGGCGATCTTTATTTTTTTATCTGCGTTTGCCCCGAATTTTTTAAGTGCGGACAACATGGTAAATATTTTAAAGCAGATATCCTGTATCGGGATCGCCACCATCGGCGTAGGCATCCTGATCATCATGAACAACAACGACTTGTCCATCGGCTCCATGTTTGGCTTGGGCGGCGTTGCGGCAGGGCTTATGGTGTCCACCAGCGTTGCGGGCATGGGATTTCCGGCTCCGGTGGGGTTCCTGGCGGGAATCGGCATCGGCCTTCTGTTTGGACTCTTCAACGGCGTGGTGGTTGCAAAAGGGCATATCCCGGCGTTCATTGTGACCATGGGCACCCAGTCCATCGCCAGAGGCCTGGCGCTGGTCTTAGCGCACGGCATGCCGATCGGCGGCTTTCCGGACACCTTTAACTATCTGGGCACCGCATCCCTGTTCGGGGTCGTGCCGTTTACGGTCATTATCTTCATCATCGTTGTGTTTGTAATGAACTTTGTCATGAAGAAACGCCCCATCGGGCGATACATCTACGCCGTGGGCGGCAATGAGGACGCGGCAAAAGCGGCGGGCATCAACGTGGATAAGATCAAGATCCAGGCGTATCTGATCGAGGGCGCGCTTCTGGGGCTTGCCAGCACCCTGATGGCGGCCAGATTAAAATCAGCGTCCCCCAACTTGGGCACTGGCTATGAGCTGGATGCGATCGCCGGCTGTATCATCGGCGGCGTCAGCTTTACCGGCGGTATCGGAAATGTGTTTGACATGGTGCTGGGGGCGCTGATCATCGGCGTCATCAACAACGGCATGGATTTGATGGGAGTAGAAGCATTCTACAAACAGATCGTAAAAGGAAGCATTATTATTATTGCGGTATTACTGGACAGGAAACGTTCAGGAAGGGGATAA
- a CDS encoding IclR family transcriptional regulator, whose protein sequence is MILQSLDRGLQALNILANRESISVTELAKELDIDKSTVSRIMETLRQHDMVQMDKTTRKYRLGFRILYLGERLSNYLEVIDIARPILMEVSRLLGQSVHLCAYSRNMVYVIDQIVSNLPYTMSARVGMIEPIHSSSVGKCIMAYRPQDKVDELLADYEMTPYTEKTITDKAELLAQYEMIRGQGYAVDDEEMFLNVRCIAVPIFDYHNNVRYAIGISGPIGLMSSENLSLYKKKLESAARKIGAKLK, encoded by the coding sequence ATGATCTTACAATCACTTGACCGGGGACTTCAGGCGCTGAATATTCTGGCGAACCGGGAGTCCATATCGGTAACGGAGCTGGCAAAGGAGCTGGATATTGACAAGAGCACGGTTTCCAGGATCATGGAAACGCTCAGGCAGCACGATATGGTGCAGATGGACAAGACCACCCGGAAATACAGGCTGGGGTTCCGGATCCTGTATCTGGGCGAGCGGCTGAGCAATTATCTGGAGGTCATCGATATTGCCAGGCCGATCCTGATGGAGGTAAGCCGCCTGCTGGGACAGAGCGTCCATCTGTGCGCTTACAGCCGGAATATGGTCTATGTGATCGATCAGATCGTGAGCAATCTGCCCTATACCATGTCGGCGAGGGTGGGGATGATCGAACCGATCCACTCCTCGTCCGTAGGCAAATGCATCATGGCCTACCGTCCCCAGGATAAGGTGGACGAGCTTCTGGCGGATTATGAGATGACTCCTTATACGGAAAAGACGATCACCGACAAAGCGGAGCTTTTGGCCCAGTATGAAATGATCCGGGGACAGGGGTATGCGGTGGACGATGAAGAGATGTTTTTAAATGTCCGCTGCATTGCCGTCCCGATCTTCGATTATCATAACAATGTGCGTTATGCGATCGGCATATCCGGGCCGATCGGCCTGATGTCATCGGAGAATTTAAGCCTGTATAAAAA